One window of the Streptomyces sp. NBC_00259 genome contains the following:
- the mltG gene encoding endolytic transglycosylase MltG, producing the protein MKSEFPKARRRRRGLRLTRRGRLVLVACLAGVVGVAAAVVVMMLQQPQKKPTKPEARPKTLLIPEGWRSSQVYAAVDKALAVRAGTTRRTAAAAGGRLRLPADARGNPEGYLFPAIYPVNPKSTPASLLSFMVNTAGHRFGTSSLNDAAQRNGMTLYQTVTIASIVQAEADTVADMAKVSRVVHNRMAQDMPLQMDSTLNYALNRSTLDTTRQDTQLQSPYNTYARKGLPPTPIGNPGEAAMRAAVSPAAGDWLYFVTVAPGDTRFTADYEEHRRNVEEFNRNRKTATASTPG; encoded by the coding sequence ATGAAGAGCGAGTTCCCGAAGGCCCGGCGGCGCCGTCGCGGGCTCCGCCTGACGCGCCGCGGCCGACTGGTTCTGGTGGCCTGCCTGGCCGGCGTCGTCGGTGTGGCGGCGGCTGTCGTCGTGATGATGCTGCAGCAGCCGCAGAAGAAGCCCACCAAGCCCGAGGCGAGGCCGAAGACCCTGCTCATCCCTGAGGGGTGGAGGTCGTCACAGGTCTACGCGGCGGTCGACAAGGCGCTTGCCGTCCGGGCCGGTACGACACGACGGACGGCGGCAGCGGCCGGTGGGCGGCTGAGGCTGCCCGCGGACGCCCGGGGCAACCCCGAGGGATATCTCTTCCCGGCCATCTATCCCGTCAACCCGAAGTCGACACCGGCGAGCCTGCTCAGCTTCATGGTCAACACGGCGGGCCATCGGTTCGGCACCTCGTCCCTCAACGACGCGGCGCAACGCAACGGGATGACCCTCTATCAGACGGTGACGATCGCCAGCATCGTGCAGGCCGAGGCGGACACCGTCGCGGACATGGCGAAGGTGTCCCGCGTCGTCCACAACCGGATGGCCCAGGACATGCCGTTGCAGATGGACTCGACCCTCAACTACGCCCTGAACCGCTCCACCCTCGACACCACCCGGCAGGACACCCAGCTCCAGAGCCCCTACAACACCTATGCGCGCAAGGGTCTGCCACCCACACCGATCGGGAATCCGGGCGAGGCCGCGATGAGGGCGGCCGTCAGCCCGGCGGCGGGGGACTGGCTGTATTTCGTCACCGTCGCGCCAGGGGATACACGCTTCACCGCCGACTACGAGGAACACCGCAGGAACGTCGAGGAGTTCAACAGGAACCGCAAGACCGCGACCGCCTCCACACCGGGCTGA
- a CDS encoding ABC transporter ATP-binding protein, with protein sequence MRPQDGPSWTPPDRPLDPTQPEQPAQMRRILRLFRPYRGRLALVGLLVGASSLVSVASPFMLREILDTAIPQGRTGLLSLLALGMILIAVTTSVFGVLQTLISTTVGQRVMHDLRTGVYAQLQRMPLAFFTRTRTGEVQSRIANDIGGMQATVTSTATSLVSNLTAVVATIVAMLALDWRLTVVSLVLLPVFVLISRRVGRERKSITTRRQKQMAAMAATVTESLSVSGILLGRTMGRADSLTRSFADESERLVDLEVRSSMAGRWRMSTIGIVMAAMPALLYWAAGLTLQGGGPAISIGTLVAFVSLQQGLFRPAVSLLSTGVQIQTSLALFQRIFEYLDLRVDITEPEDPVRLEKILGEVRFEGVDFSYDERSGPTLDGIEVTVPAGGSLAVVGPTGSGKSTLSYLVPRLYDVTGGRVTLDGVDVRELDFDTLSRAVGVVSQETYLFHASVADNLRFAKPDATDAEVEAAARAAQIHDHIASLPDGYDTLVGERGYRFSGGEKQRLAIARTILRDPPVLILDEATSALDTRTEHAVQQAIDALSAGRTTITIAHRLSTVRDADQIVVLDSGRIAERGTHEELLDRDGRYAALVRRDAELAPAVS encoded by the coding sequence ATGCGCCCGCAAGACGGTCCGTCCTGGACACCCCCAGACCGCCCGCTCGACCCGACACAGCCGGAGCAGCCCGCGCAGATGCGGCGCATCCTCCGGCTCTTCCGTCCCTACCGGGGGCGGCTCGCTCTCGTCGGGCTGCTCGTCGGCGCCTCGTCGCTCGTCTCCGTCGCGTCGCCGTTCATGCTCCGCGAGATCCTCGACACCGCGATCCCGCAGGGCCGCACGGGCCTGCTGTCGCTGCTCGCCCTCGGCATGATCCTCATCGCCGTGACCACGAGCGTCTTCGGTGTGCTGCAGACCCTGATCTCGACCACGGTCGGCCAGCGGGTGATGCACGATCTGCGCACCGGTGTCTACGCGCAGCTGCAGCGCATGCCGCTCGCGTTCTTCACCAGGACGCGCACCGGCGAGGTCCAGTCGCGCATCGCCAACGACATCGGCGGCATGCAGGCGACCGTCACGTCCACGGCGACGTCCCTGGTCTCCAATCTGACCGCCGTCGTCGCCACCATCGTCGCGATGCTCGCGCTGGACTGGCGGCTCACCGTCGTCTCGCTGGTGCTGCTGCCGGTCTTCGTCCTGATCAGCCGTCGCGTCGGCCGTGAGCGCAAGTCCATCACGACCCGACGTCAGAAACAGATGGCCGCGATGGCCGCGACGGTCACGGAATCGCTGTCGGTCAGCGGCATCCTGCTCGGCCGCACGATGGGCCGGGCCGACTCGCTCACCCGTTCCTTCGCCGACGAGTCCGAGCGCCTCGTCGACCTGGAGGTCCGCTCCAGCATGGCCGGGCGATGGCGGATGTCCACGATCGGCATCGTCATGGCCGCCATGCCCGCGCTCCTCTACTGGGCCGCGGGACTCACGCTGCAAGGCGGCGGACCCGCGATTTCGATCGGCACGCTCGTCGCCTTCGTCTCGCTCCAGCAGGGCCTGTTCCGGCCGGCCGTGAGCCTCCTCTCCACCGGCGTGCAGATCCAGACGTCGCTCGCCCTGTTCCAGCGGATCTTCGAGTATCTGGACCTGCGGGTGGACATCACCGAGCCCGAGGACCCCGTCCGGCTGGAGAAGATCCTCGGCGAAGTGCGCTTCGAAGGCGTCGACTTCAGTTACGACGAGAGAAGCGGGCCCACCCTCGACGGCATCGAGGTCACCGTGCCCGCCGGAGGGAGCCTCGCGGTCGTCGGACCCACCGGATCCGGGAAGTCCACCCTCAGCTACCTCGTGCCCCGGCTCTACGACGTCACGGGCGGACGGGTCACCCTCGACGGTGTGGACGTCCGCGAGCTCGACTTCGACACGCTCTCCCGGGCCGTGGGCGTCGTCTCCCAGGAGACGTATCTCTTCCACGCCTCCGTCGCCGACAATCTGCGCTTCGCCAAGCCCGACGCCACGGACGCCGAGGTGGAGGCGGCCGCCCGCGCGGCACAGATCCACGACCACATCGCCTCGCTGCCCGATGGCTACGACACCCTGGTCGGCGAGCGTGGATACCGCTTCTCGGGCGGTGAGAAGCAGCGCCTCGCCATCGCCCGCACGATCCTGCGCGACCCGCCGGTGCTCATCCTGGACGAGGCGACCAGCGCCCTCGACACGCGTACGGAGCACGCGGTGCAGCAGGCCATCGACGCCCTGTCGGCCGGACGCACCACCATCACCATCGCCCACCGGCTCTCCACCGTCCGGGACGCCGACCAGATCGTCGTCCTCGACAGCGGGCGCATCGCCGAGCGCGGCACGCACGAGGAACTGCTCGATCGGGACGGGCGCTACGCGGCCCTGGTCCGCAGGGACGCCGAGTTGGCCCCGGCCGTGTCCTGA
- a CDS encoding MarR family winged helix-turn-helix transcriptional regulator, whose translation MNSPVPAPDADGLLAEQLLRLTRRLHRIQKRHLEPVGITPAQSRLLRVVAHYDGAPRMADLADRLEVVPRAITTLVDGLEASGRVRRVPDPANRRVVRIELTDDGRVTLRQLRSARRAAAEDILAPLTADQREVLGGLLSALVDGGPEARC comes from the coding sequence ATGAACTCCCCAGTCCCCGCCCCCGACGCGGACGGCCTGCTCGCCGAGCAGTTGCTGCGCCTGACGCGCAGACTCCACCGCATTCAGAAGCGGCATCTGGAGCCGGTCGGCATCACCCCCGCACAGTCCAGACTGCTGCGGGTCGTCGCGCACTACGACGGGGCGCCGCGGATGGCGGACCTCGCCGACCGGCTGGAGGTGGTTCCCCGCGCGATCACCACCCTCGTCGACGGGCTGGAGGCGAGCGGCCGGGTCCGCCGCGTGCCCGATCCGGCCAACCGCCGGGTGGTGCGCATCGAGCTGACCGACGACGGCCGCGTCACGCTCCGGCAGCTGCGCAGCGCGCGCCGCGCGGCCGCGGAGGACATCCTGGCTCCGCTGACCGCCGATCAGCGCGAGGTGCTGGGCGGGCTGCTGTCCGCGCTGGTCGACGGAGGGCCCGAGGCCCGCTGCTGA
- a CDS encoding alkaline phosphatase D family protein, translating into MPDSLSRRRLLGVAAGAAAGVGLGAHSAAAATPGSAPAYASAQAALPTGLFTLGVASGDPLPTSTVLWTRLAPDPVAGGGMPDQAVEVHWEVATDERFRRVVRRGSERALPELGHSVHVDPQGLRPGTEYFYRFKAGKEISPTGRTRTAPALGSRPGSLRFAFASCQNFSAGYFHLYRDVVQQDVDFVAFLGDYIYESAPVATSVRVHEGTGEPYSLLDYRDRHAQYRTDADLQAGHAAAPWIVTLDDHEIDNNWADDIPQDPGNQTPEAFRARRIAAFQAWYEHMPVRRTSRPNGPDMQVFRRFEFGDLAHVHVLDTRQYRSDQVATVAEAEDPSRTMLGRRQEKWLDAGLLSGRQQWNLLANQTQVATNDRTAGDADSFDLDNWDGYRASRRKLMDTFASPRVANPVVLTGDRHSTFIMNLERNPEQQGTPVVGTELCGTSITSGGDIPPSAQQQFHTTYDPIAAEWPHWRYWDNRRGYLLCDVDRERMETTLRATEVVTKQEGAPVISAARFVTESGRRGVTVA; encoded by the coding sequence GTGCCCGATTCCCTTTCCCGGCGTCGTCTTCTCGGTGTTGCGGCCGGTGCCGCCGCAGGTGTGGGCCTCGGCGCCCACTCGGCCGCGGCCGCCACTCCCGGTAGCGCCCCGGCGTACGCCTCCGCCCAAGCCGCCCTCCCCACCGGCCTCTTCACCCTCGGTGTCGCGTCCGGCGACCCGCTGCCGACCTCGACCGTGCTGTGGACCCGGCTCGCGCCCGACCCCGTCGCCGGCGGCGGCATGCCCGACCAGGCCGTCGAGGTGCACTGGGAGGTCGCGACCGACGAGCGGTTCCGCCGCGTCGTCCGCAGGGGCAGCGAGCGCGCGCTGCCCGAGCTCGGGCACAGCGTCCACGTCGACCCGCAGGGACTGCGTCCCGGCACCGAGTACTTCTACCGATTCAAGGCCGGCAAGGAGATATCGCCGACCGGCCGCACCCGTACCGCACCGGCCCTCGGCTCCCGTCCCGGTTCACTGCGGTTCGCGTTCGCGTCCTGCCAGAACTTCTCGGCGGGGTACTTCCATCTCTACCGCGACGTCGTCCAGCAGGACGTCGACTTCGTCGCCTTCCTCGGCGACTACATCTACGAGTCGGCTCCCGTCGCCACGTCCGTACGTGTCCATGAAGGCACCGGCGAGCCGTACTCACTCCTCGACTACCGCGACCGGCACGCCCAGTACCGCACCGACGCCGACCTCCAGGCCGGGCACGCCGCCGCGCCGTGGATCGTCACGCTCGACGACCACGAGATCGACAACAACTGGGCCGACGACATTCCGCAGGACCCCGGCAACCAGACGCCGGAAGCCTTCCGCGCCCGCCGGATCGCCGCGTTCCAGGCCTGGTACGAGCACATGCCCGTACGCCGTACCTCGCGTCCCAACGGCCCGGACATGCAGGTCTTCCGCCGCTTCGAGTTCGGCGACCTCGCCCACGTCCACGTCCTGGACACCCGCCAGTACCGCAGTGACCAGGTCGCCACCGTCGCCGAGGCGGAGGACCCCTCGCGCACCATGCTCGGCCGGCGGCAGGAGAAGTGGCTCGACGCCGGACTGCTGAGCGGGCGGCAGCAGTGGAACCTGCTCGCCAATCAGACGCAGGTCGCCACCAACGACCGCACCGCGGGGGACGCCGACTCCTTCGACCTCGACAACTGGGACGGCTACCGCGCCAGTCGCCGCAAGCTGATGGACACGTTCGCCTCGCCGCGGGTGGCCAACCCGGTCGTGCTCACCGGTGACCGCCACTCCACCTTCATCATGAACCTGGAGCGCAACCCCGAGCAGCAGGGGACCCCGGTCGTCGGTACCGAGCTGTGCGGCACGTCGATCACCTCCGGCGGCGACATCCCGCCGTCCGCGCAGCAGCAGTTCCACACCACGTACGACCCGATCGCCGCCGAGTGGCCGCACTGGCGCTACTGGGACAACCGGCGCGGATACCTCCTCTGCGACGTCGACCGGGAGCGGATGGAGACCACGCTGCGGGCGACGGAGGTCGTGACCAAGCAGGAGGGTGCCCCGGTGATCTCCGCCGCGCGCTTCGTGACGGAGTCGGGCCGCCGAGGCGTGACCGTCGCCTGA